In the genome of Geotrypetes seraphini chromosome 14, aGeoSer1.1, whole genome shotgun sequence, one region contains:
- the LOC117348574 gene encoding olfactory receptor 1038-like: MKGKNQTSVTEFILLGFSDLPKLQSLLFVMFLVMYILTLLGNISIIMIIRMDPHLHTPMYYFLTNLAFVDLCYSSTITPKALVDFKVEENTISLFECATQLFVFVNMAAAECLLLTVMAYDRYVAICNPLHYPVVMTRRVCTQLVLGVYMVIIIYSLIQTVNIFSVNFCGSNEIDHFYCDAHPLLKLSCSDTSFNEIVLSIFAGFYCFLAVIPIIMSYILIISAILRIRSSEGRHKAFSTCASHFFTVILFFGTLIFIYVIPKSQFSLYINRLLSVIYTMVIPMVNPMIYSLRNKDVKRALQRILEKKWFSYAKKFFL, translated from the coding sequence ATGAAGGGCAAAAACCAAACTTCTGTGACCGAATTCATCCTGTTAGGATTTTCTGATCTTCCCAAGCTGCAGAGTCTACTGTTTGTTATGTTTTTGGTAATGTATATTCTCACTCTGCTGGGAAACATCAGCATCATCATGATAATTAGAATGGATCCTCACCTTCACACTCCCATGTACTATTTTCTCACTAACTTAGCATTTGTAGACCTCTGTTACTCCTCAACAATCACCCCAAAGGCATTAGTTGACTTCAAAGTGGAGGAAAACACCATCTCCCTGTTTGAATGTGCGACACAACTCTTTGTGTTCGTAAACATGGCAGCTGCAGAGTGTCTCTTGTTGACAGTGATGGCGTATGATCGTTATGTGGCAATATGCAACCCTTTACATTATCCTGTTGTGATGACTAGAAGAGTCTGTACCCAGCTAGTGCTTGGTGTGTACATGGTTATCATAATATATTCATTAATACAAACTGTTAATATATTCTCAGTGAATTTCTGTGGATCCAATGAAATCGATCATTTCTATTGCGATGCCCATCCACTGTTAAAGCTCTCCTGCTCTGACACCTCCTTTAATGAGATTGTATTATCTATTTTTGCTGGATTTTATTGTTTTCTAGCAGTTATACCGATAATCATGTCTTACATTTTAATTATTTCAGCAATCCTGAGAATCCGTTCTTCAGAAGGCAGACACAAAGCTTTCTCTACCTGTGCATCTCACTTTTTcactgtgattttattttttgggaCTCTAATCTTTATATACGTAATCCCCAAATCCCAGTTTTCTTTATACATAAACCGTTTGCTTTCTGTAATATATACAATGGTAATCCCTATGGTAAATCCCATGATCTACAGCCTCCGAAACAAAGATGTTAAACGAGCACTGCAAAGGATCTTGGAGAAAAAATGGTTTTCTTATGCAAAGAAATTTTTCTTATGA